A window of the Antarctobacter heliothermus genome harbors these coding sequences:
- a CDS encoding tripartite tricarboxylate transporter TctB family protein encodes MVVSRDLVSGVLFLVFGAALTWKSQDYQMGTLFQMGPGYFPFMIGFAIVLVGAVMTIRALIESGPPLTGIALRPLLFLLAAIVAFALALDRFGLVVATVLLIMTGRFASAKPLGWIATLVLTASLAGGSVLIFRELLGLPLKVWP; translated from the coding sequence ATGGTCGTCTCACGAGATCTCGTTTCCGGCGTTCTGTTTTTGGTTTTCGGGGCAGCGCTTACCTGGAAATCCCAAGACTACCAGATGGGAACGCTGTTCCAGATGGGGCCGGGGTATTTTCCGTTCATGATTGGCTTCGCTATCGTCCTCGTCGGTGCAGTGATGACGATACGGGCCCTGATCGAAAGTGGGCCGCCGCTGACCGGTATCGCGCTGCGGCCGCTGCTGTTTCTTCTTGCCGCCATCGTGGCCTTCGCGCTGGCGCTTGACCGGTTCGGTCTGGTGGTGGCCACCGTGTTGCTGATCATGACTGGCCGCTTTGCGTCGGCAAAACCGCTGGGCTGGATCGCGACACTCGTGCTGACCGCCTCTCTTGCGGGAGGCTCTGTGTTAATCTTCCGCGAACTGCTTGGTCTTCCCCTCAAAGTCTGGCCCTGA
- a CDS encoding IclR family transcriptional regulator has protein sequence MSHAAGDTSSGRTGGGLHNVKSVEKAFAVLEAFRDVGRSLSLSELVTLSGLDKSAVQRFTRTLRDVGYLRQNPKTRQYELSAKVLDLSYSYLNSSELVARAAPGLIKLRNTTNERVDLSFVDDTTLIYLFRIQSKQETISAALIGRRVPIYCTAGGRAVLARMPEDQARALLDRSELTAHTARTLTDPDAIMEDVRKVRDRGFAVQADEWRIGEVVAAAAIVNHSGEPVGALHIVGNTGEWTPEDFGRRMGSLVAIAAQDASL, from the coding sequence ATGAGTCATGCAGCAGGAGATACTTCAAGCGGTCGCACCGGCGGCGGCCTGCACAATGTGAAGTCGGTCGAAAAGGCATTCGCGGTGCTGGAGGCGTTCCGCGATGTCGGCCGAAGCCTCAGCCTGAGCGAACTGGTCACGCTGAGCGGTCTGGACAAGAGCGCCGTCCAGCGGTTCACCCGCACCCTGCGCGATGTGGGTTATCTGCGGCAGAACCCGAAAACTCGCCAATACGAGCTTTCAGCCAAGGTGCTCGATCTGTCGTATTCCTACCTGAATTCCAGTGAACTGGTGGCACGCGCGGCGCCTGGTCTCATCAAGCTGAGGAACACGACGAACGAACGGGTGGACCTGTCATTCGTCGACGACACCACCCTGATCTATCTGTTCCGCATTCAGTCCAAGCAAGAGACGATCTCGGCCGCCCTGATCGGCCGCCGGGTGCCGATCTATTGCACCGCCGGCGGCCGCGCGGTGCTGGCCCGGATGCCCGAGGATCAGGCAAGGGCTCTGCTGGACCGGTCGGAACTGACCGCCCATACCGCCCGGACACTGACGGATCCGGACGCGATCATGGAAGACGTGCGCAAGGTGCGCGATCGGGGTTTCGCCGTACAGGCGGACGAGTGGAGAATCGGTGAAGTGGTCGCGGCGGCAGCAATCGTCAACCATTCCGGCGAGCCCGTCGGCGCGCTGCATATCGTCGGGAACACGGGCGAATGGACGCCCGAGGACTTCGGGCGCCGCATGGGCTCTCTGGTTGCTATCGCCGCACAGGATGCCAGTCTCTGA
- a CDS encoding Gfo/Idh/MocA family protein has translation MDPVSIALIGCGIITRSAHQPALTALGGRVRLVATVDTDPEAARHAAEPFGARVTDIEGALADPAVEAVLIATPESCHAEQVIAAAKAGKHVMCEKPIAPTLEEADDMIAACDAAGIVFMVAHSRRFTRRYMDVAADLSSGRIGQVRLVRENERRPQGFGPGGVQTFRPGHWTGDPKQTLGIALLAGIHEADIINWFASARPVTVVARHAVTTPGNQGVPDFLSFAVRFDNGAIGTSEIGRMQPPGYPAVHQLEIYGTQGAIRARDHDCQSLVRHDAAGAHHPESLSLNLSGGQTYVRQLAAFVDAIRSGQTLAVTPQDARLALAVTLAAIESAETGRRIAVKAAS, from the coding sequence ATGGATCCTGTTTCGATTGCCCTGATAGGCTGCGGAATCATCACCCGATCCGCGCACCAGCCCGCCCTGACCGCGTTGGGAGGGCGTGTCAGGCTGGTGGCGACGGTCGACACCGACCCCGAAGCGGCCCGACATGCGGCGGAGCCGTTCGGTGCTCGGGTGACCGACATCGAAGGCGCGCTTGCCGATCCCGCCGTCGAGGCGGTGCTGATCGCCACGCCCGAATCTTGTCATGCAGAGCAGGTGATCGCGGCAGCGAAGGCTGGCAAACACGTGATGTGCGAAAAGCCCATCGCGCCGACGCTGGAAGAAGCGGACGACATGATCGCCGCCTGCGACGCGGCCGGCATCGTGTTCATGGTCGCCCACAGCCGCCGTTTCACGCGAAGATACATGGACGTGGCCGCCGATCTTTCCTCGGGCCGGATAGGGCAGGTTCGGCTGGTGCGCGAGAACGAGCGCCGCCCGCAAGGTTTCGGGCCGGGAGGGGTACAAACGTTCCGACCGGGCCACTGGACAGGGGACCCGAAGCAGACGCTGGGCATCGCCTTGCTGGCCGGTATCCACGAAGCCGACATAATCAACTGGTTCGCATCGGCCAGACCGGTCACGGTTGTGGCCAGGCACGCGGTGACGACGCCGGGCAACCAGGGCGTTCCCGACTTCCTGTCCTTCGCCGTGCGCTTCGACAATGGCGCGATCGGCACCAGCGAGATCGGACGCATGCAGCCGCCCGGCTACCCAGCGGTGCATCAGCTGGAAATCTATGGCACCCAAGGCGCGATCCGGGCGCGTGACCACGACTGCCAAAGTCTGGTTCGCCACGACGCGGCCGGGGCGCACCATCCCGAGAGTCTTTCGCTGAACCTGTCCGGCGGGCAGACCTATGTCCGGCAACTCGCCGCTTTCGTAGATGCGATACGGTCTGGCCAAACACTTGCGGTAACGCCACAGGAC